GCCTGAACTTGCCAAACTGACTGCTGCCGCCCAAAATTGGTGGGAACTCGTAGAAGGCTGGCTTAGGTGGCCTTTAGGCCAAATGGATGCGTTGACCTGTTCGCCTGGGATACTGGACATGCTGGCGTTCCAGCGTGATGTGCAACGCTTTACGGATGAGCCTGAAAACCTATATCGGAAGAGGGTAAAATATGCCCTGATAAATGCCCAGGATGCGGGCAACAAGGCAGGGTTTATCCGTATTTTTGCGCGGCTGGGTATTGGTTATGTTGAAATTATTGAACGTTTTGATGCGGTCAATTGGGATGTTATACGCTTGCGCCTATCCGATAGCCAGATTGCGGGCAACCCTGAGTTATTGATGAA
The Nitrospira sp. genome window above contains:
- a CDS encoding phage tail protein: PELAKLTAAAQNWWELVEGWLRWPLGQMDALTCSPGILDMLAFQRDVQRFTDEPENLYRKRVKYALINAQDAGNKAGFIRIFARLGIGYVEIIERFDAVNWDVIRLRLSDSQIAGNPELLMNIVLKYGRTCRRYEFETLTALPLTMPVWGVGHTWGYSVASI